The region AGGCAGCATCGGCATCGCGATCCGCACGAAGCCGTAGGTGCCCATTTTCAGCAGGACGCCGGCGAGCACCGCCGAACCGATCGCCGGGGCGTCGGTGTGGGCGGGCGGCAACCACGTGTGGAACGGGAACGTCGGGGTCTTGACGGCCAGACCCACGACGATCGCCGCCAACACCAGACCGCCGGCGAGGGGGCGGCCGGCCAGCGGCGCGGTCGCGGCGAGTTCGAGCATGTCGAAGGTGTGGGGTCGGGCAGCCACGTAGAGGCCGATGAAGCCGACGAGCAGCGCCAGCGAACCGAGAAAGGTGTACAGGAAGAACTGCAGCGCCGACCGGCCGCGGTCGCCGTGCCCCCAGCCGGCGATGACGAAGTACATCGCCACGATCGACAGGTCGAAGAACACGAAGAACAGGATCAGGTCGGCCGACACGAACAGGCCCAGGCTGACGGTCTGCAGGAACAGGAACAGCGCAGCCTGAGTCCGCGGCCGGTCGGTGTCGCGCAGGCTGTAGACCGCACACGCCAGGAAGATGACCACCGTCATCGCAACCAGCGGCAGCGACAGCCCGTCGACGCCGATGTGGTAGCTGCTGTTGACGCCGGGGATCCAGGCCACCTGCTCCTCGAAGGCCAGCGCGTGCGGACCCGGCGTGTCGTACTGCGACCAGAGCACCGCCACCAGCACGACCTCGACGGCGGCGACCGCCACCCACACCCAGCGTGCCACCGCGTCGGCCAGGGCGGAAAAGGCCAGCAACGCCACGGCGGCGGCCAACGGGAGGAACACGATGATGCTGAGCACGTTCACCTCGCGACGATCAGAAGTAGGACGGCCAGGACGACGAGCGCGACGGCGCTCAGGTAGTAGTGGTGCAGCTGTCCGGTCTGCGGCTTTCTCGCCAACTCCCCCAGCCGTCGCATGAGGCCCGCGACGGCCCGCACGCTGCGGTCGACGCCGCCGACGTCGAGGCGCGCCGCCCCGGTGGCGGCCGTCATCGCACCGGCCGCGGCCGCGTGCACGGCCCGATCGATGACCCGGTCGTCGAACCGGGCGACGAGCCGCGCGAGCCGCAGTGTGGGTGCGACGACCACCGCGTCGACGCCCTTCTGCAGGCCCAGCCACCCGACGAGCCAGCGCGGTTCCGGTGCACCCCAACGCAGTACCGCGAGCACGACGACGGCGGCGAGCACCGCCGAGATCGTCCACTCGAGCACCGTGGCATGCGGCGTCGCGCCGTGGTCGAGTGCTCGGCTCAGCCGCGGACCGACCGGCGGTAGCGCGAGCACCCCGGCGAGGGCCGCGCCCGCGGCCAGCACGACGAGCGGCTCTTGTTGCCACCCGCTCAGCGTCGACCGGTTCAGCTGTTCGGACGGCGCTTGCCGAGGGCGCCGCCAGACGACCAGCAGCACTTTGCCGGAGTAGGCGGCCGACAGCCCGGCCGCCGCCAGGCCGGCGAGATACAGCCACACCGAACGCTCCTGCGCGGCGGCCAGGATCTCGTCCTTGGTCGCCCACAGGGACAACGGCGCCACGCCCGCCAGTGCGAGGGCCGACACCGCGGCAGTCACGCCGACGAGCGGCCGACGGCGGCCGATCCCCTGCAGGTCGTCGAGGCGCTTGCTGCCCACGAGCGACAACCATGCGCCCGCGGTGAGGAAGAGTCCGGCCTTGGTGGCCGCATGGGCGACCAGTTGCGTCGCACCGCCACTGATCGCGGCGAGCCCGGCAGCCATCACCACGAAACCCAGCTGCGCCGAGGTCGACGCGGCGAGCAGCTGTTTGAGATCACGCTGGGCGAGGGCCACCGCACCCAGCACAACGGCAGTCGCAACGCCGAGCCACGCCGCGGCCGGGGCGGCCCACCCCGAGGCAGCCAGGAGATCGCCCATACGCAGCAGCAGGTAGGCGCCCAACGCCACCATCGCTGCCGAGTGCAGCAGAGCGCTGACCGGGCTCGGGCCCTCCATCGCCCGGGAGAGCCAGAACGAGAACGGCAGCTGCGCCGCCTTACCGAGTGCGGCCACCAGAAACCCGGCCGCGATGACGTGCCGCCAGCCGCCGGAGGCGTCCGCGAGGTCCGCCAGCGCGAGCCCCGCTCCGCCGGCGAGTGCACCGCCGGCAGCCAGATACAGACCGAGGTCGGCGGTGCGCGTGGTGAGGAAGGCGGTCAAACCGGCCGACACCCGGTCGTTCTCGCGCCACCAGAAACCGATCAACCCGTAGGAGACCGCGCCCATGACCTCCCACGCGAGCAGCAGTGCGGGCAGGGTCGCCGCGGTGACGGTCAGCATCGCGGCAGCGGCGAAGACCAGCATCAACCCGTAGAAGCGGCCGCCCGCCACGGAGTCGTCGCCGACCGTGAAGATCAGCACCAGCAACGTGGTCACGGCAACCGTCGCCGCCATCGTCGCGGCCAGCGCATCCACCCGCAAGGTGAGGTCCGCTCCGGCCATGAACGGCACGTCGACCGTCGGCCTGGCCACGGCGACCACCGCGGAGAGCGCGACCATCACCGCCGACACCGCGACCGAGACCACCGACGGCAGCCGATCGGCGGTCGGACTCCGAAACGCATTGAGCGACAGAATGATTCCACCGGCCGCCGGTAGGCCGACCAGCCCCCACAGCGACCACTGCGCACCAGCGAGCATTGCCGCCGTCATCCGGTCAGGTCGGTTGCGCTGTCGGTCATGTCGGACTGCCGGTCCCGATGCAGGAGCGTGGCGACCGCGAATCCCATCGCCATCTCCACGGTCATCGCCGCGATGATCACCATCAGCAGCACCTGACCCGTCGGCGCGGGCGCGAGGAACCACCAGAATGCCGCGGCAGCGAGGATGACGGCGTTGATCATCAGCTCCAGGCCCATCATCACCATCACCACCACCTGCTGGGACAACGCGCCGTACAAGCCGACGCTGAACAGCGCTGCGGCAACCAGCAGCACCGTCTGCAGCGTCATCGCCCCACCCCTCCCGGTTGCGGGTCCCGAGGGGGACGCCGGCGCAGGTCGTCACCGAGCCGGTCGTACCGGCTGCGATGAGTGGCCAGCACCACACCGCCCACGATCGTGGCGACCATCACCGGGCTGATCACCACCATGGCGAGCATCTTCGGCCCCATCAGCGCGGCGCCGAGCGCGGCGGTGACATCTCCCGGCGGACTCCCACGCCGCTGCGGCCAGTCCACCGACAGGATGCCGGCGGCCAACAGCGCGAACGTCGCCGCCGAGACAGCGATCGACATGCGCTTGCCGTGCACCATGCTCATCGGCATCAGCGCCGGGTTCATGCCCATGAACATGACCATGTAGACGGCCATCACCGCCATCTCCATGACCATCATCAGAATGACGATGACGCCCACGTAGTTCTGCGCCAGCAGCAGCACCGCGACGCCGACCGCGATGAACGACGTCGCCAGGGCGTAGGTGGCGCGGGCCATCGAATCGACGACGAACACCGCAGCTCCGGCGGCGACGGCCACCACAGCGGCGATCCAGAACACGACGTCGGCAACCATGAGTTCTCACCTCCAGACCGTGACGACGGCCACGACCAGATCTTGTACGAGTACGGCCGGCAGCAGCACAAGCCAGCCGACCTCCATGAACCTGTCCGGGCGAAGGATCGGCAACCGGCGCCGGACCCACACGAGAAACGTCAGCACCGCAACGGTTTTCACGAGGACCCACAACCACTCCGGCAGCACCGGACCCGCGCCTCCCCCGAGGAACAGGGGGACGGAGAACGCCGACCCGGCGGCCAGCACTGTGTACCGTCCCACACTCCAGAGCAGGCGATCGACGCCGGAGAGCTCTGCGGCCACCCCGCCGGAGATGTCGGCGCCGACCGCGGCCGAGAGCGGCCCCCACACCGAGAACCCGGTCACCGCAAGCAAATACACACCGAAGGCGACCGGCATCCACACCCCGTACCACAGGCCGTGCTGGGCGTCGGCCACCGTGCCGACCCGCAGGCTGGCCGCCGCGATGGCGGGACCGACCAACGCGAACATGAGCGGCAACTCGTAGCCGAGTGCCTGAGCGAGGAACCGGTAACCCCCGATGAGCGGGTGAATCGAGTTGGGGCCCCAGCCGGCCAGCCACACCAACGCCCACACACAGACGTCCATCGCGTTGAACCAGACGATGCCCACATCGCTGTCGAACAGCGTCCACCGACCCAGCGGCACCACGGTGATCATCAGCAGGGCGACGGTGATCAGGCCCCCACCGCCGATTCGCCACAGCAACCGGTCGGCCGCGACGGTGGTGCGCCGTCGCTGACAGAGCAGCCGGACGGACTCCGCCAGCGGCGCTCGCAGGTGCGCCGCTGCACCGACGTCGCGCCCGGACAGTCCGCTGTCGAGTGCGGCGGCGTAATACCCGAGCGCGAGGACCAACGCGGCGGCGACTGTCGCCCACACCCCCGAAACCGTGGTGATCGTCGACGCAGTCATGCCGTACCCACCCCGGCGCGCAGCGATGTCTCGATGCCCAGACCCGCGACGGTCAGGCGCGCGGCGGCGATGTCGAGGCCAGCCACCAGATCGGGCAGAGCCTCCACAACGGCGCCACCCGGTAAGGGACTGTCCCGCAGGGACTTCGACGCGAGGCCGGAAGCGATGCGCAGTCTCTCGAGCAACCGGTCGTAGGCGTCGCCGGAGAGTCCGGCGGGCAGCTGACACCGGTCGAGCTCGCGTTCCGTCAGCGGCCCGACGCCGCACAGGGACCAGCGCAGCACCCCCGATCGGCGCACGCTGCGCTGCAGCCGCTCGAGCAGCGGCAGCGCGCCGCGGTCGTCGCCCGCGAGCAGAAGGTCCCGGCAGCGGCGTGCGAGCACGGCACCGCGGGCCCATCCCGCCAGGGCCAGCAGATCGTGGATGTGGTCGCACTCCCGGGCCGCGGCGACCGACCCGGTGGCTGACCGGCCGGCGGTCCAGTCGCCGACAGGGCCGGCGGCATCGACGATCCAGGCCTGCGCCTCGGCGATGACGTCACCGTGCAGACTGCACCGCAGCACCAGCGCGGCCGGCCAGAAGCTCAACACGGGGCCCAGCCGCAGATGCAGGGTGTCCATCTCCAGTCCGTCACGATCCTCCCCGCCCTGGGCGAGCGGGATCCCTTCCGGCGCCATGTCCATGTCGCCGTCCATGTCGCCGTGATCCATTCCGCTGTGGTCGGAGTCGTGATCCATGTCTGCTTCGCCGTCGCCGTCGCCATCGCCGGCTTCGCCGTCCTCGGAGTCGGGCGCGGGCTCGGGATGCCGGGGGCGGTCGCGGGCGTCGACCCGCTGACCGGCGATGTCGAGCAACGTCGCGGCGGCGCTGTCGAGTTCGCGCGCCGCGTGCGCGGCATCGCGGATGTCGACGCGCGCCCGGGGGCCGGGAAGCTGGCGCCAGATCTGCTCGACGACGGTCGACATCTCGGGACCGGGTGGACCGCAGACCGCCAGCACATCGGCGTCGGCGGCGCACAGCGCGCGGCGCCAACCGCGCGCCGACATCTCGCGCTCCAGCGCGCACCGGGTGACCCAGTGGCCGGCCACCTCCACGGTGAGCACACGGACTCTGGTCACCGCGAGCCGAGCCAGCGTGTCCCTCAGGCCCACCGCAGGGCCCCCTCCCGCCAGGCCCACGCCACCGCGACGAACAGCGCAGCCAGGAAGACGAACATCTCGACGATCGCCCGGGCGCCTTTCTCCGCGACGACGAGCGCCCACGGATACATGAACAGCATTTCGACGTCGAAGGCCAGGAACACGATGGAGGCCGGGTACCAGCGGGCGTGGTACCGCGACAGCGCGTGTTCTTCCGGTCGCCACCCGGACTGAAAGGGCAACGACACGAGAACCGTCGGCGCGACCGCGGCGAGGCGATGCAGTGCGTAGACGCCGGCGATCCCCAGCAACGCGACCAGCACCATCGCCACCATGCCGGTGTACATGGCGCAAGGTCCTCCCGCGGATCGTCGTCGACACGAGCCGCCGCACCGGCGACCCCGGGCTAAGGTTCCCGACGCAAAGGCCGGTAAACCCTTTTCGGCCGGTCGCGCCGGATCAGCGCGGCGACCGCCACATCTGCCACATCGTCGGCCCGCCGTCGGGGACCGTGAGCTCGCCGGTCACCTCGAAGCCGAACCGCAGGTAGTACGGCACGTTGGATTCCTTCGTCGACTCCAGATAGGCGGGGGCGCCCTCGGCGTCGCAACGATCGAGCCGCGAGGCCATCAGGGCCTGCCCGAAGCCGGTGCCCCGCACGCCGGGATCGCTGCCGATCACCGCCAGATACCAGTGCGGCTCCTCCGGGTGGTGGCGCTTCATCAGTTCGGACACGACCTGCCCTCGCCGGCCTTCGCTGCCCATCGCCAGCAGGAACGCCGGCAGCATGCGCAGTTCCTCGATCGCCGTCTGCTTCCACCGGCCCGGGGGGTCCCACAGCGCCGCCGCACCGACCGCCCCGGCGGTCGAGGCGATCTCCACCGCGTCGTTGGCCAGGAAGTGGTGCCGGGTCATCGCCGCGAAGATCCGCGGCAGCGCCTTCGCCCGCCGCGCGCCGTTGGGCACCATCCACATCATCACGGGATCGTCGTGAAAAGCCCGGCCCAGCACGCGGGCCAACGTCTTCACGTCCGACCGGCGCGCGGGAGCGACATCGATGGCCACGACCCCGACCCTACGCGGCGGCGCCCCTCATCCCTGGGTGATGTAGGCCTGCAGTTGCTGCTGCTCCCGCTCGAGTTCCTCCATGCGGGTCTTGACGACGTCACCGATGCTGACGATCCCGGCGAGCCGGTCGCCCACGACCACCGGCACGTGCCGCACCCGGTTGGTGGTCATCAGCGCGCTCAGGCTGTCCACGGAGTCGTCGGGCGAGCATGTCGCCACCAGTGTCGTCATGATGTCCGACACGGGCCGCCGCAAGAGGTCGGGGCCGATCTCGTGCAGCTTGCGCACGACATCACGCTCGGACACGATGCCCTGCAACCCATCCGGCGACACCACGACCATGGCGCCGATGTTGTGCACGGACAGTTCGGTCAGCAGGCCGGCAACCGAGGTTTCGGGCGTGATCGTGGCCACCGTCGCACCCTTGTTGCGCAACACATCGGATATCCGCACCGGCACCTCCCTGGTGACCCACGTCACATCAGGCTACTCCAGAGAGCCTCCGCAGCGGAACAGATCGGCGGTGGCGCTCGTTGCACCGGCGAACGGCCCGGACTCCCGAAAGGATGGCAGATGCCCGACTCAGTATCGCTCGGCGACCAATTAGAGGTCAGCGCAATCGGTTTCGGCGGGATGGCGCTCACACCGGTCTACGGGGGCGCCGTCGACGACGAGGAGTCGCTGGCCACCCTGCACCACGCGGTCGACGTCGGGGTGACGTTCATCGACACCGCCAACATCTACGGCAGCGGCGACAACGAGCGGCTGATCGCGCGTCTGCTGGCCGACCGCCGCGACGAGGTCACGCTGGCCACCAAGTTCGGCATCCAGGCCAACCCCGCCGAACGTACGCAGGGCCGGATCAGCCCGCGCGGCGACGCTGCCTATGTGCGGCAATGCATCGACGAGAGTCTGCAGCGGCTCCAGACCGACGTCGTCGACCTGTACTACTTGCACCGGCGCGATCCCAACGTGCCGATCGAGGAGACCGTCGGCGCGATGGCCGAGCTGGTCACCTCAGGCAAGGTGCGCCACCTCGGGCTGTCGGAAGTCAGCGCCGCGGAGCTGCGCGCCGCCCACGCCGTGCACCCGATCGCCGCGCTGCAGAGCGAATGGTCGATCTGGACCCGGGACATCGAGGCGGTCATCGTTCCCGCGGCGGCCGAACTCGGTGTCGGCATCGTGCCGTTCTCGCCGTTGGGCCGCGGATTCCTGGCCGGCACCGTGCGGTCGGCCGCCGACATCGGCGAGAAGGACTTCCGGCGCACCATGCCCCGGTTCGCGGACACGGCGCTGGACGCCAACCAGGCCGTGGTCGACGCCGTGATCGGGG is a window of Mycolicibacterium chubuense NBB4 DNA encoding:
- a CDS encoding aldo/keto reductase, with protein sequence MPDSVSLGDQLEVSAIGFGGMALTPVYGGAVDDEESLATLHHAVDVGVTFIDTANIYGSGDNERLIARLLADRRDEVTLATKFGIQANPAERTQGRISPRGDAAYVRQCIDESLQRLQTDVVDLYYLHRRDPNVPIEETVGAMAELVTSGKVRHLGLSEVSAAELRAAHAVHPIAALQSEWSIWTRDIEAVIVPAAAELGVGIVPFSPLGRGFLAGTVRSAADIGEKDFRRTMPRFADTALDANQAVVDAVIGVANEVGATPAQVALAWLRQRADELGAASVPIPGTRRAARVDENLASLSVTLSPEQIAGLGNAGNAVTGARYADMSSIGSSRE
- a CDS encoding CBS domain-containing protein, which gives rise to MRISDVLRNKGATVATITPETSVAGLLTELSVHNIGAMVVVSPDGLQGIVSERDVVRKLHEIGPDLLRRPVSDIMTTLVATCSPDDSVDSLSALMTTNRVRHVPVVVGDRLAGIVSIGDVVKTRMEELEREQQQLQAYITQG
- a CDS encoding NADH-quinone oxidoreductase subunit A, whose protein sequence is MYTGMVAMVLVALLGIAGVYALHRLAAVAPTVLVSLPFQSGWRPEEHALSRYHARWYPASIVFLAFDVEMLFMYPWALVVAEKGARAIVEMFVFLAALFVAVAWAWREGALRWA
- a CDS encoding complex I subunit 1 family protein; the protein is MTASTITTVSGVWATVAAALVLALGYYAAALDSGLSGRDVGAAAHLRAPLAESVRLLCQRRRTTVAADRLLWRIGGGGLITVALLMITVVPLGRWTLFDSDVGIVWFNAMDVCVWALVWLAGWGPNSIHPLIGGYRFLAQALGYELPLMFALVGPAIAAASLRVGTVADAQHGLWYGVWMPVAFGVYLLAVTGFSVWGPLSAAVGADISGGVAAELSGVDRLLWSVGRYTVLAAGSAFSVPLFLGGGAGPVLPEWLWVLVKTVAVLTFLVWVRRRLPILRPDRFMEVGWLVLLPAVLVQDLVVAVVTVWR
- a CDS encoding NADH-quinone oxidoreductase subunit J, translating into MVADVVFWIAAVVAVAAGAAVFVVDSMARATYALATSFIAVGVAVLLLAQNYVGVIVILMMVMEMAVMAVYMVMFMGMNPALMPMSMVHGKRMSIAVSAATFALLAAGILSVDWPQRRGSPPGDVTAALGAALMGPKMLAMVVISPVMVATIVGGVVLATHRSRYDRLGDDLRRRPPRDPQPGGVGR
- a CDS encoding complex I subunit 4 family protein; translation: MLSIIVFLPLAAAVALLAFSALADAVARWVWVAVAAVEVVLVAVLWSQYDTPGPHALAFEEQVAWIPGVNSSYHIGVDGLSLPLVAMTVVIFLACAVYSLRDTDRPRTQAALFLFLQTVSLGLFVSADLILFFVFFDLSIVAMYFVIAGWGHGDRGRSALQFFLYTFLGSLALLVGFIGLYVAARPHTFDMLELAATAPLAGRPLAGGLVLAAIVVGLAVKTPTFPFHTWLPPAHTDAPAIGSAVLAGVLLKMGTYGFVRIAMPMLPQAWRDWAWAIIAVGVISVLYGALVALAQDNLKRMIAYTSINHMGYIVLAVGAAGLAAAGTATAREVAVTGAVTQMVSHGLITGALFLLAGVFHARTGSYEMDDYGGLAGPAPKLAGLFAIGAFASLGLPGFSGFIAEFQIFAGSIAAAPVTAIALPAIVVTAALFLRALQRIFTGETRGRSEGFVDLRTTETWSTAMLLALSVVIGLFPRVLLDAIEPAADALIGLVGR
- the nuoK gene encoding NADH-quinone oxidoreductase subunit NuoK, with the protein product MTLQTVLLVAAALFSVGLYGALSQQVVVMVMMGLELMINAVILAAAAFWWFLAPAPTGQVLLMVIIAAMTVEMAMGFAVATLLHRDRQSDMTDSATDLTG
- a CDS encoding proton-conducting transporter membrane subunit → MTAAMLAGAQWSLWGLVGLPAAGGIILSLNAFRSPTADRLPSVVSVAVSAVMVALSAVVAVARPTVDVPFMAGADLTLRVDALAATMAATVAVTTLLVLIFTVGDDSVAGGRFYGLMLVFAAAAMLTVTAATLPALLLAWEVMGAVSYGLIGFWWRENDRVSAGLTAFLTTRTADLGLYLAAGGALAGGAGLALADLADASGGWRHVIAAGFLVAALGKAAQLPFSFWLSRAMEGPSPVSALLHSAAMVALGAYLLLRMGDLLAASGWAAPAAAWLGVATAVVLGAVALAQRDLKQLLAASTSAQLGFVVMAAGLAAISGGATQLVAHAATKAGLFLTAGAWLSLVGSKRLDDLQGIGRRRPLVGVTAAVSALALAGVAPLSLWATKDEILAAAQERSVWLYLAGLAAAGLSAAYSGKVLLVVWRRPRQAPSEQLNRSTLSGWQQEPLVVLAAGAALAGVLALPPVGPRLSRALDHGATPHATVLEWTISAVLAAVVVLAVLRWGAPEPRWLVGWLGLQKGVDAVVVAPTLRLARLVARFDDRVIDRAVHAAAAGAMTAATGAARLDVGGVDRSVRAVAGLMRRLGELARKPQTGQLHHYYLSAVALVVLAVLLLIVAR
- a CDS encoding GNAT family N-acetyltransferase, whose protein sequence is MAIDVAPARRSDVKTLARVLGRAFHDDPVMMWMVPNGARRAKALPRIFAAMTRHHFLANDAVEIASTAGAVGAAALWDPPGRWKQTAIEELRMLPAFLLAMGSEGRRGQVVSELMKRHHPEEPHWYLAVIGSDPGVRGTGFGQALMASRLDRCDAEGAPAYLESTKESNVPYYLRFGFEVTGELTVPDGGPTMWQMWRSPR